A portion of the Tamandua tetradactyla isolate mTamTet1 chromosome 16, mTamTet1.pri, whole genome shotgun sequence genome contains these proteins:
- the LOC143658768 gene encoding small ribosomal subunit protein eS4, X isoform, whose product MARGPKKHLKRVAAPKHWMLDKLTGVFAPRPSTGPHKLRECLPLIIFLRNRLKYALTGDEVKKICMQRFIKIDGKVRTDITYPAGFMDVISIDKTGENFRLIYDTKGRFAVHRITPEEAKYKLCKVRKIFVGTKGIPHLVTHDARTIRYPDPHIKVNDTIQIDLETGKITDFIKFDTGNLCMVTGGANLGRIGVITNRERHPGSFDVVHVKDANGNSFATRLSNIFVIGKGNKPWISLPRGKGIRLTIAEERDKRLAAKQSSG is encoded by the coding sequence ATGGCTCGTGGTCCAAAGAAGCATTTGAAGCGTGTAGCAGCTCCAAAGCATTGGATGCTGGACAAACTGACGGGTGTGTTTGCTCCTCGTCCATCCACTGGCCCCCATAAACTGAGAGAGTGTCTCCCTCTCATcattttcttaagaaacagaCTTAAGTACGCCCTAACAGGAGATGAAGTAAAGAAAATCTGTATGCAGCGGTTCATAAAAATTGATGGCAAGGTCCGAACTGATATAACTTATCCTGCTGGCTTTATGGATGTCATCAGCATTGACAAGACAGGAGAGAATTTCCGTCTGATCTATGATACCAAGGGTCGTTTTGCTGTTCATCGTATTACACCTGAGGAGGCCAAGTACAAGTTGTGCAAAGTGAGGAAGATCTTTGTAGGCACAAAAGGAATCCCACATCTGGTAACCCATGATGCTCGTACCATCCGCTACCCTGATCCCCACATCAAGGTGAATGACACCATTCAAATTGATTTGGAGACAGGCAAGATTACCGATTTCATAAAATTTGATACTGGTAACCTGTGTATGGTTACTGGAGGTGCTAATCTGGGAAGAATTGGTGTGATCACCAACAGAGAGAGACATCCTGGTTCTTTTGATGTGGTTCACGTGAAAGATGCCAACGGCAACAGCTTTGCCACCCGGCTTTCCAACATTTTTGTTATTGGCAAAGGCAACAAGCCGTGGATTTCTCTTCCACGAGGAAAAGGTATCCGCCTCACAATTGCTGAAGAGAGAGACAAGAGGCTGGCAGCAAAACAGAGCAGTGGGTGA
- the ZNF473 gene encoding zinc finger protein 473 isoform X1, which translates to MRRASLREEFVAFKDVAMDFTLEDWEQLGMDQGDLFWDMALDNYQDLFLLNPPRPKLTSHQDGREELEALVRGSPRASSPDMAEIKNSPLKQEEGLSLELMETFSKDGLWNSNLGEACIGESWLENLLGDPESLLRSDVTNKESPTKFDSQEPKRSFSPRSLLFMGEDSMMCDLPEKNLTPVESKECRNDFGYYSDQSQQDTVQEEEKLYKCSECGETFSQSYQLIQHWVIHTQEKPTVCQGYEQDSSPSSCPNVHQFTHTSYIFYVCIECGKTFSQNTHLLWHQKIHRKEKPSKGQDGDRASSHSAQRAPKQKIYIAKKSYKCNECDKSFGRIFHLTRHQQTHTRKRYECATCKETFSFRKHLIQHQKIHIAKSTAECQECGKSFRRNSSLIKHQFLHTGEKPYKCNECGKPFSHASTLKIHQRVHSGEKPYKCSECGRAFFRNTHLSEHQRIHTGYRPHKCHACVKSFSRPSHLIRHQSKHITEKLYSCAECKETFSQNEHLVQHQKIHAVDTPYECQECGERFICISTLNCHQNVHIREKQRMDESGTILNQNARQREYPRIGEKCYKCNKCEKTFSHSKYLNQHQRVHTKVKPFECKQCGKAFSQSTQLIRHQRLHSGVKPYECGECGKTFRRRSSFIEHQASHTSEHAFKCNECGKIFSQSTQLSAHQLIHSGEEPFQCNKCDKVFTEISYLIQHQSIHTREKHFECKECGKIFRQSSCLSKHRRVHTGERPYKCSDCGKTFSLGAQLIRHQRVHTGEKPYMCKECGKAFSQSSCLSVHRRIHTGEKPYICEKCGKAFAQKANLMQHERIHTGEKPYACSVCGKAFGLSTHLSQHQRIHTEERPYECQYCQKAFRCCSGLNRHLRVHTEK; encoded by the exons ACCCTCCCAGACCCAAACTGACCTCCCATCAGGATGGCAGGGAAGAGCTGGAAGCCCTGGTGAGAGGAAGCCCCAGAGCATCAAGTCCTG acATGGCTGAAATCAAGAACTCTCCTCTTAAGCAAGAAGAAGGACTATCCCTGGAGCTAATGGAGACCTTTTCAAAGGATGGCCTCTGGAACTCCAATTTGGGAGAAGCCTGTATTGGTGAGAGCTGGTTAGAAAATTTGCTAGGAGATCCAGAAAGTCTTCTGAGGTCTGATGTCACCAACAAGGAAAGTCCCACAAAATTCGATAGTCAAGAACCTAAGAGAAGTTTTAGTCCAAGGTCTCTCCTTTTCATGGGAGAGGATTCCATGATGTGTGATCTTCCTGAAAAGAACCTTACACCAGTTGAGTCTAAAGAATGTAGGAATGACTTTGGATACTACTCAGACCAGAGCCAACAGGACACAGTCCAGGAGGAAGAGAAACTGTACAAATGTAGTGAGTGTGGAGAAACCTTCAGTCAAAGTTACCAACTCATTCAGCACTGGGTTATTCATACTCAAGAAAAACCCACTGTGTGCCAAGGCTATGAGCAAGATTCCAGCCCAAGTTCATGCCCTAATGTGCATCAGTTTACTCACACGAGCTATATATTCTATGTATGTATTGAGtgtgggaaaactttcagtcaaAATACACACCTCCTTTGGcatcagaaaattcacagaaaagaaaaaccatcTAAGGGTCAGGATGGTGACCGTGCATCCAGTCACAGTGCACAGCGTGCTCCAAAGCAGAAAATTTACATAGCTAAGAAGTCCtacaaatgtaatgaatgtgacAAGAGTTTTGGCCGAATCTTTCATCTTACTCGACATCAGCAAACCCATACTCGGAAACGCTATGAATGTGCCACATGCAAGGAGACCTTTAGCTTTCGTAAACATCTTATCCAACATCAGAAAATTCACATTGCAAAAAGTACTGCTGAATGTCAGGAGTGTGGGAAGTCATTTAGGCGGAACTCATCGCTTATCAAACACCAGTTTcttcatactggagaaaaaccttataagtgtaatgaatgtgggaaaccCTTTAGCCATGCCTCAACACTAAAGATTCATCAGAGGGTCCACAGCggagagaaaccttataaatGCAGTGAATGTGGGCGAGCCTTCTTCCGGAACACTCACCTTAGTgaacatcagagaattcacacagGCTATAGGCCCCATAAATGTCATGCATGTGTCAAGAGTTTCAGCCGGCCCTCACACCTTATTCGACATCAGTCGAAGCATATCACAGAAAAACTCTACAGTTGTGCTGAATGCAAGGAGACTTTCAGTCAAAATGAACACCTTGTTCAACATCAAAAAATCCATGCTGTAGATACCCCCTATGAATGTCAGGAGTGTGGGGAACGCTTCATTTGCATCTCAACTCTAAATTGCCACCAGAATGTTCAcatcagagaaaaacaaagaatggaTGAGAGCGGGACAATCTTGAATCAGAATGCACGACAGAGAGAGTATCCAAGGATTGGTGAGAAGTGctataaatgtaacaaatgtgAGAAAACCTTTAGCCACAGCAAGTACCTAAATCAGCACCAGAGGGTTCATACCAAGGTGAAGCCCTTTGAATGTAAacagtgtgggaaagcctttagccAAAGTACACAACTTATTCGCCACCAAAGACTCCACTCTGGAGTGAAACCATATGAATGTGGggaatgtgggaaaacctttcGCCGCAGGTCCTCCTTCATAGAACATCAGGCCTCCCACACAAGTGAACATGCCTTTAAATGCAATGAGTGTGGAAAGATCTTCAGCCAAAGTACACAGCTTTCAGCACATCAGTTAATTCATAGTGGTGAGGAACCCTTTCAGTGTAACAAGTGTGACAAAGTCTTCACTGAGATTAGTTATCTTATTCAACATCAGAGTATTCATACCAGAGAGAAGCACTTTGAGTGTAAAGAATGTGGGAAAATTTTCCGTCAGAGCTCATGCCTTTCTAAACATCGGAGAGTTCACACAGGTGAGAGACCCTACAAATGCAGTGACTGTGGGAAGACCTTCAGCCTGGGTGCTCAACTTATTCGACACCAGagagttcacactggagagaaaccttatatgtgtaaggaatgtgggaaagccttcagccagAGCTCATGTCTTTCTGTTCACCgaagaattcacactggagagaagccctacATATGTGAgaaatgtggaaaagcctttgcCCAGAAAGCCAATCTAATGCAACATGAGCGAATTCACACTGGTGAGAAGCCTTATGCCTGCAGTGTGTGTGGCAAAGCCTTTGGCCTCAGCACTCACCTTAGTCAGcaccagagaattcacactgAAGAGAGACCTTATGAATGTCAGTATTGTCAGAAAGCCTTTAGATGCTGCTCGGGCCTAAACCGACATCTGCGAGTTCACACTGAAAAGTAA
- the ZNF473 gene encoding zinc finger protein 473 isoform X2 has protein sequence MDFTLEDWEQLGMDQGDLFWDMALDNYQDLFLLNPPRPKLTSHQDGREELEALVRGSPRASSPDMAEIKNSPLKQEEGLSLELMETFSKDGLWNSNLGEACIGESWLENLLGDPESLLRSDVTNKESPTKFDSQEPKRSFSPRSLLFMGEDSMMCDLPEKNLTPVESKECRNDFGYYSDQSQQDTVQEEEKLYKCSECGETFSQSYQLIQHWVIHTQEKPTVCQGYEQDSSPSSCPNVHQFTHTSYIFYVCIECGKTFSQNTHLLWHQKIHRKEKPSKGQDGDRASSHSAQRAPKQKIYIAKKSYKCNECDKSFGRIFHLTRHQQTHTRKRYECATCKETFSFRKHLIQHQKIHIAKSTAECQECGKSFRRNSSLIKHQFLHTGEKPYKCNECGKPFSHASTLKIHQRVHSGEKPYKCSECGRAFFRNTHLSEHQRIHTGYRPHKCHACVKSFSRPSHLIRHQSKHITEKLYSCAECKETFSQNEHLVQHQKIHAVDTPYECQECGERFICISTLNCHQNVHIREKQRMDESGTILNQNARQREYPRIGEKCYKCNKCEKTFSHSKYLNQHQRVHTKVKPFECKQCGKAFSQSTQLIRHQRLHSGVKPYECGECGKTFRRRSSFIEHQASHTSEHAFKCNECGKIFSQSTQLSAHQLIHSGEEPFQCNKCDKVFTEISYLIQHQSIHTREKHFECKECGKIFRQSSCLSKHRRVHTGERPYKCSDCGKTFSLGAQLIRHQRVHTGEKPYMCKECGKAFSQSSCLSVHRRIHTGEKPYICEKCGKAFAQKANLMQHERIHTGEKPYACSVCGKAFGLSTHLSQHQRIHTEERPYECQYCQKAFRCCSGLNRHLRVHTEK, from the exons ACCCTCCCAGACCCAAACTGACCTCCCATCAGGATGGCAGGGAAGAGCTGGAAGCCCTGGTGAGAGGAAGCCCCAGAGCATCAAGTCCTG acATGGCTGAAATCAAGAACTCTCCTCTTAAGCAAGAAGAAGGACTATCCCTGGAGCTAATGGAGACCTTTTCAAAGGATGGCCTCTGGAACTCCAATTTGGGAGAAGCCTGTATTGGTGAGAGCTGGTTAGAAAATTTGCTAGGAGATCCAGAAAGTCTTCTGAGGTCTGATGTCACCAACAAGGAAAGTCCCACAAAATTCGATAGTCAAGAACCTAAGAGAAGTTTTAGTCCAAGGTCTCTCCTTTTCATGGGAGAGGATTCCATGATGTGTGATCTTCCTGAAAAGAACCTTACACCAGTTGAGTCTAAAGAATGTAGGAATGACTTTGGATACTACTCAGACCAGAGCCAACAGGACACAGTCCAGGAGGAAGAGAAACTGTACAAATGTAGTGAGTGTGGAGAAACCTTCAGTCAAAGTTACCAACTCATTCAGCACTGGGTTATTCATACTCAAGAAAAACCCACTGTGTGCCAAGGCTATGAGCAAGATTCCAGCCCAAGTTCATGCCCTAATGTGCATCAGTTTACTCACACGAGCTATATATTCTATGTATGTATTGAGtgtgggaaaactttcagtcaaAATACACACCTCCTTTGGcatcagaaaattcacagaaaagaaaaaccatcTAAGGGTCAGGATGGTGACCGTGCATCCAGTCACAGTGCACAGCGTGCTCCAAAGCAGAAAATTTACATAGCTAAGAAGTCCtacaaatgtaatgaatgtgacAAGAGTTTTGGCCGAATCTTTCATCTTACTCGACATCAGCAAACCCATACTCGGAAACGCTATGAATGTGCCACATGCAAGGAGACCTTTAGCTTTCGTAAACATCTTATCCAACATCAGAAAATTCACATTGCAAAAAGTACTGCTGAATGTCAGGAGTGTGGGAAGTCATTTAGGCGGAACTCATCGCTTATCAAACACCAGTTTcttcatactggagaaaaaccttataagtgtaatgaatgtgggaaaccCTTTAGCCATGCCTCAACACTAAAGATTCATCAGAGGGTCCACAGCggagagaaaccttataaatGCAGTGAATGTGGGCGAGCCTTCTTCCGGAACACTCACCTTAGTgaacatcagagaattcacacagGCTATAGGCCCCATAAATGTCATGCATGTGTCAAGAGTTTCAGCCGGCCCTCACACCTTATTCGACATCAGTCGAAGCATATCACAGAAAAACTCTACAGTTGTGCTGAATGCAAGGAGACTTTCAGTCAAAATGAACACCTTGTTCAACATCAAAAAATCCATGCTGTAGATACCCCCTATGAATGTCAGGAGTGTGGGGAACGCTTCATTTGCATCTCAACTCTAAATTGCCACCAGAATGTTCAcatcagagaaaaacaaagaatggaTGAGAGCGGGACAATCTTGAATCAGAATGCACGACAGAGAGAGTATCCAAGGATTGGTGAGAAGTGctataaatgtaacaaatgtgAGAAAACCTTTAGCCACAGCAAGTACCTAAATCAGCACCAGAGGGTTCATACCAAGGTGAAGCCCTTTGAATGTAAacagtgtgggaaagcctttagccAAAGTACACAACTTATTCGCCACCAAAGACTCCACTCTGGAGTGAAACCATATGAATGTGGggaatgtgggaaaacctttcGCCGCAGGTCCTCCTTCATAGAACATCAGGCCTCCCACACAAGTGAACATGCCTTTAAATGCAATGAGTGTGGAAAGATCTTCAGCCAAAGTACACAGCTTTCAGCACATCAGTTAATTCATAGTGGTGAGGAACCCTTTCAGTGTAACAAGTGTGACAAAGTCTTCACTGAGATTAGTTATCTTATTCAACATCAGAGTATTCATACCAGAGAGAAGCACTTTGAGTGTAAAGAATGTGGGAAAATTTTCCGTCAGAGCTCATGCCTTTCTAAACATCGGAGAGTTCACACAGGTGAGAGACCCTACAAATGCAGTGACTGTGGGAAGACCTTCAGCCTGGGTGCTCAACTTATTCGACACCAGagagttcacactggagagaaaccttatatgtgtaaggaatgtgggaaagccttcagccagAGCTCATGTCTTTCTGTTCACCgaagaattcacactggagagaagccctacATATGTGAgaaatgtggaaaagcctttgcCCAGAAAGCCAATCTAATGCAACATGAGCGAATTCACACTGGTGAGAAGCCTTATGCCTGCAGTGTGTGTGGCAAAGCCTTTGGCCTCAGCACTCACCTTAGTCAGcaccagagaattcacactgAAGAGAGACCTTATGAATGTCAGTATTGTCAGAAAGCCTTTAGATGCTGCTCGGGCCTAAACCGACATCTGCGAGTTCACACTGAAAAGTAA